CCGTCGGAGAGCAGGGCATCATAGCGCAGTAAATTATCCATAAGCTCTGCTGACAGTTCATACGCCGCTAACGCAAAATCCCGCAGATAGCCGTAGAGATTTTTCGTACTATGGCCGATTTTATGGAAGCCCTGCTCCTCCCACCAGTCAGTAAACTTCTGCCAAAAGACAAAAGCATCGCCCTGCTCACATTCCCTGATGAGATAGTTTGCCGTCTGACGGCAGCGCCCTGCATTGTAATAGAGTTCAAAGACCTGTTCAAAACTGTGGAACCAACGGATTTCACCATAGCTCAAAGCATCACTTCGCAGCACTTCATAGGGCGCCATAGGCATATAGCGGTAATGATAGGGCTGAACCAAGTTCATCATCGCGGCCCCTTTGAGGAATTTCAAAAAGCCCAGCTGCAGCATATCCGTCTGCAAAGCATAAACATCATTAAAGGATTTACGGAAGGATTCCATGCCTTCACCTGGCAGGCCGATAATCAAGTCCACATGCAGGTGCATATTGTGAAAGCCCATTATCCTTTTGATATGGTCAGCAATATCCTGCCAATGATTTACGCGGGAAACAGCTTTTAGCGTCGCTGGATTGGTAGACTGAATGCCGATTTCGAGCTGCACACGTCCTTTGGGCAGCTGCGCAAGCACCTGCATGACTTCTTCATCCAGATAATCAATCGCTACCTCAAAATGGAAGTTCGTGCGGCAGTCAGCCGGCAGCTTGAGCAGATACTGCAGGATAGGCAAAAAATGGGATTTCTTGGCATTAAACGTGCGGTCAACGAATTTCACCTGCCGCACATCATGGGCAACAAAGAAATCCAGTTCCTTAAACACCCGCTCTAACGGCAAAAAGCGCACGCCCGCCGTGGCACAGGACAGGCAATAGGCACAGGAAAAAGGACAGCCGCGGCTAGTTTCATAGTAGAGAATCCGCTCCTTGATATCTGCCATTTCCTCTGCCCGATAGGCAAAAGGCACCTTGCCCGCAAAGTCAGCCACCGTCACATCCTGCCCCTCATTGATTTGACCTGACAAACTGCGCCAGGCAATGCCAGGAATATTTGACATATCAAGCTGACTGTTGACTTTTGACTGGTCAAAAGCGGCCGTCTGGAGCTGCTCTACCAGCTTCGGCAAAGCCTCCTCTCCTTCCCCACGGCAGACAAAATCCACCATGGGAAAATCCGTCATAAAATCTGTTACGCCATAGGAAACCTCTGGCCCACCACAGATAATGATGGTGTCCGGCAAGGCCGCAGGCAGAAGTTTTAACAGCGATTTTACCAGCTCAATATTCCAGATATAACAGGAAATCCCGAGCACCTTCGGCTGGGCACTATAAATTTCCCCAAGCATCGCGAGCAGCTGATGATTGATGGTCAGCTCCATGATTTCCGACCCCGGCACCGCCTCGCGCAGATAGCGGACAGATAACGATGTATGGGAATACTTGGCGTTAAGAGCCAGCCAAAGAATTTTATTTTCGTCCATGTACAAGTCTCCTAATTGAATAAAGATGCTGTGAAATTGCAGTTTGTTTGTTAGTTCGTGGTAAAGGTATCTTGTTCATACGTAGTTTGGGACGGACGGGGAAGTAATTTTTCTGTTTTCCGCTAAACGACCCCTTCGCAAAGTAGAGCTGTCCAGTTACTCGCGCTGGGCAGGCCAACGGCGCTGCTTTCAGCGTATTTGCTTAGCTGGGGACTACATGGGGCCGGCCTTCACTTCGTTCAGGCAGTCGCTCCCTACAGAAAAATCACTCCCCCGTCCGTCCCAAGTTACGCCCTATACTATTGCCACGAACTCGTCTCTCCCGTAACAAGAACATCGATGTACTTGACGCTTATCAGCGAGAAAAATACATTTAATGCAGATGCAACTTAGGGCGGAGGTGGTGATGCTTTTCGCCGTGGAACGACTGTCCGAACGCAGTGAGGACTGGCCCACAAACGGCATAGACTAAATACTGCGTTGAACATACGCGCCGCCGGTCTTGCCCGGCGCAGGTAACTAAAAAGCCCATACATTTACTTGTGGGTCATTCAGTGCAACGGCGAAAAGTATTACCACCTCCGCCCAAACTGAGCTGTAACAAATTAGTTCAATCTCGTAATAACATCGATAAACTGCAATTTGCAAAAAGTGCGTTGATAATTTATGTCAACGCACTTTCTGCTAGGTAAAGGGATATTTCACAGCCCCTTCTTATGTTCTCTTACATTTTTGCAATCTCGTGCAGGGTTTCCACAATCAAATCCACCTGTGGTTTTACGGTTTCGAGCAGCAGGCGTTCCTTCGGGCTATGGATATCCATGGTCGTTACGCCGATGGACACCATATCAAGCTGCGGATTCTTGCGGAAATGCCAGCCACATTCAAGGCCTGCGTGAATGGTTTCCACCTTCATATCTTTGCCATTCTGCTTCTTGAAGGTATCGGCCATGATTTTAGCCAGCTTGCTGTCCTTGTTTTCCTTCCAGCCCGGGGACTGCGTGCCGATATGCGCCGTAAAGCCGGTGAGTGCGCCCCATTCTTCAGCCATAAAGCGGAATTCGTCGAGCTTCTGGTCTACAGCAGAACGCGGGAAGTACTGCACCTTGACTTCCGTATCCGTGGTTTCGACTACGCCAAGGTTGGCAGACGTTTCCACAAGGCCCGGAATCACCGTGGACATCGCAAAAGTTCCCGTATGCAGAATCGTCATCAGGCGAATCAGGCGGGTCATGTCACCTGCATTCATTACGTGTTCCGGCATATCTACGTTTTTCAGTTCAAAACGGGCATTGGGGTCAACACTGCCATACATCTTATTAAAGCGTTCGAGCTGATCATTGAGCACTTTTTCGATAGCCGCCTTGTCCAAATCCGTCACGATGGTCATACGGGCATCGTCGGGGATAGCATTGCGAGCCTTGCCGCCGTTAAATGCTGCCAGTTCCACTTCGCCTTCAGCGGAAAGTGCCGCCAGCGTCATGGCCAGCGTGCGGATGGCATTGCCGCGACCGTCACCAATGCGCTCGCCGGAGTGGCCGCCCAAAAGGCCCTTAACTTCAATCTGCCAAGCCGACGTCATTTCCGGCTTCACCCATTTGATTTCGCGAGAGAAATCGAGGTTAACACTGCCGGCACTCCCCACCGTCAGTTCATCATAATTTTCCGAATCGCAGTTAATCAGGAACTTGGCATCCTGCAGATGTTTCGCATCGAGATGAATCGCACCTGTCATGCCCTGCTCTTCGTCTACCGTCACAATCATGCGCAGCGGGCCATGGTCCTTGGCATTTTTCATGATGTAGATGGCTTCGGCCACACCAATACCATCATCCGCGCCAAGACTCGTGCCGTCAGCGCGCAGGAATTTTTCATCCCGCACGAGCTTGATGGCATCCTTAAGCGGGTCAAAAGCTACGCCTTCAGCGGCCACGCAAACCATGTCCATATGGCCCTGCAAAATGGTCAGCGGCGCATTTTCAAAGCCTGCGCAGGCCGGCTTATCGGCAATGATATTATTCTTCTCGTCCTGGGTTACAGCAAAGCCCAGCTCCGTCAGATATTTTTTCAGAAAATCGCTGACAGCCTGTTCGTGCCCGGACTTGCGGGGAATTGCCGCCAGTTTTTCGAATTCGCTTAATACGCCTTCCAGTATTTCATTATTCTGTGCCATACTATCTCCATCCTTTACAAAACAAATAGACCAGACAATCCCCGAAGAGACTGCCTGGTCTAACTAAATCAAAATTATCTGCGGGCAGCTGTCAATCCGTAAGTGCCATGGTCATGGCCTCTGCCACATCCACCCCATTGGGCACATAAAGCATAATCTGATTTGAAACGCGTTTTGCCGAGCCATCCAAAACATAGCAAACGCCGTTTACGAAATCACAAATGCGACGCTGTTCCAGCGCTTCAATCTGCTCATAATTGACCACGCAAGCCTTGCCAGCTTTAAGGTCATCGGCAATGGCCGTCACCTGTTCAAAATTGCGCGGTGCATAAATCTGCATCTTGAGCTGTGGCTGTTTCGTGGTATGTACCGTCAGCTGAGGCTGGGATTTTTTCTGCCGGAAGGCACCTTTTTCATTCCCCAAAGCTGGACGCTCCACCCGAATGGAATCACCATTGGATACCTTGTACTCCGCAGCGTAGCTGGCACTGGCCATGCTGCTTCTGCGGCTGGACTTCATAGCAGATTTCTGTTTCTTCTTCTCTGCCAGTTCCTCTTCCATTTCATCCATCTCTTCTTCGTACTCATCATTTAAAGGCATGATGACATCAACCAAGCCCGAAAATTTGTCAGCAATCTTTGCAAATGGCCCCATTTTCAATCGTCCTTCCAGTAGTAATTCAATTTATCAATAATTTCACTGATTCCTAATCCCATTTTACTTTTCTTATGATAACACAGTTCCACAGAAAAAGCAAAACTCCTGCAATAAAATTTTCATATTTTTTTCATTGACGGGTGATGTGATAGGAAAGACTGCTGAGGCCAACGGACAAGTCTTCGTTGACGATATGCATCCCTGCAGGCACTTCCATCTTGATGGGGGCAAAATTCCAAATTCCCTTGACCCCCGCAGAAACCAGTTTATCAGCCACGCCCTGGGCAAAGGCTGCCGGCACGGCGATAATGCCGATATGAATCTGCCGCTCCTTTACAATCTGTTCCAGATTGGCAATGTCCTCCACCTTCACATGATTCACAGTGGTACCAATGACCTCCGGGTCCTCATCAAAGAGCGCCACGAGGTTAAAGCCCAAAGTCACAAAGTTATGGAAGTTGGCCAGCGCTGCACCCAAATGGCCAATGCCGATAATGGCAATGTTCCAATGGTTGTCCAGCCCTAAAATGCCACCCACATTGCGCTTGAGTTCGTTGACGAAATAGCCTACGCCCTTCTTGCCAAACTGGCCAAAGGAGGCCAGGTCTTTGCGAATCTGCTCCGGGGTAATCCCCAGGCGGCGGCCCAGTTCATCGGAGGAAATAATATCCAAGCCCTCGTCCTGAGCTAGCCGCAGGGTGCGAAAATACAAAGGCAGGCGGTCAATGGTCGCCTTTGATATGGTTGTCGGACTTTTCATCTGTTCCCGCCTCCTCTTTTTCGATAATTTCTTCAGCTTCTGCTCCGTCCGTTTCCGTGGATTCTTCCGGGGCAGCTTCTGCTTCTGTTTCTGTTTCTTTTTCAGCGCTTACCGGTTCGCCTTCTTGTTCTTCTGGCTGCACTTCCGACTGCACTTTCGGCAATTCTTCTGCTTTCAGCTCAGTTTCCAAAAACGCCGGTACTTCCCGGGTTGCATCCGCTTCTTTCTCCGCTTCCGCGGCGCCTTCTGCGTCCTTTTCCCGCTTGAGCTCAGCCACGGCTGCAATAAAGGCCAGCATGAGCCAGAGGAACATGGAAGAAGGAATGTTAAAGAGCAAATGGTCCGTCAAGCCGTTCAGCGCAATGGAGATTAACGCCAGCCCCAGACCTGCCGAAGCGCCTGCCAGCAGCCGCCAATCCGGCCACTCGATAAAGTCCTGCCAGATGGGCGTTTCCGTTTTTTCTTCCTCCACCTGCACGCTGTCGGCCACTTTTTTAAGTTCCACATCCGCGGCCGCATCCTCATTATAATCGAAGGGTGTCGGCGCCGGAATCACCGGCTGCGGTGCAGCGAACTTCTGCCGCAGTGCCGTAAACAGGGAACCAAAGAACAGCCACATAAAGGCCAGCATTCCCGGCACGCCGATTTCTGCCGCATAGTTCAAGTACATATTATGGGCATGGACGATACGGATATCGGCCCCCTGCAGATAGAAATCGTATTCGGGGTACACCATCCAGTAGGCGCCCCAGCCAATTCCCAGGAATGGATGGTCCTGAATCATGGCCACGGTGCTTTCCCAGAAGGCCAGCCGCATTTCCGAAGAGGTGTCCACCTTGGTGAACACAGAGGTCAGGCGCTCATAGAGCACAGGGTCAGCCACCAGCAGCAGCACAGCCACGCCAACGCAGGCTGCCAGTACCCGCCAGTCCTTAAGCATACCATAGACGGCAAAAATCACGGCAATAACGAGGCACGCTCCGCGGGCATAGGTCATGGCCAGACAGGCCGCACCTGCCGCCAGCAGCACGCCCAGCACAATGCGCTTCTGTTTGGTTCCGGCCTTGATGAACAGGCCAAAAGCCAGACAGATGATAATATCCAGATACCCGGCCAGAATGTTGGGATTTTCCCAAGTGGAAAACACGCGCTTCCGCAATTCGGGGAAGGCGTCGCCGTCCACCCACTTCATGGCGCTGATATCAATGCCGAAGATGAACTGATAGAAGCCGTAGAGCAGGACGAACACCGCCGCCATCCCAATGACCAGCAGCAGTTCCTTCACCTGCCGGACGCTGCGCACATTCTGTCCTACGACAAAGTAGGTCAGAACATACACGCCCACCAGATTGTACCAATTGTAGAAACTAAAGCCCTTGTCCGGCGAAACCATAATGGAAACGCCGCTCAAGAACACAAAGAGGGCCACAGGCACATCAAAGGGCAGCTGGCGGAACTTAAAATCATCATCCGTGCGAAAATGCAGTACCGTCAACACCGTTGCAATCAGCAAAGCGGCGGTAGCTGCCGGCGGGTGCAGGGCCAGCAGAAAAGCCTCTGCCAGCACGAAATTCCAGGACCATTTGGCAAACCGTCCCCGCCATTTCGCTCTGGATGCCTCCCTCCGCTTGGCTTTCACCATTTCCATTTCCGGGGAAATATTCTTGCTCATGCTTCTCCCCCCTTCTTATCCATCAGGAGCTTGCGCAGGCCGCCCACAAGATAAAGGGAGCCGGCCATAATCAGGAGCTTTTCTCCATTGGCCAGTTCAAGGGCCCGGTTCATGGCTTCATTATTATCGGCAATGGCCTCCACATGCTGCACATGAGCCGCCACCTTCCCCGCCAAAATCTGCGGGTCAGATGCCCTGTCCGAATGCGGTACTGTAACCACCACGGTATCATTGGGACGCAGCAGGATATCGAGCATGGTGTCGATATCCTTGTCCTTCAGAATGCCCAGCAGCAGTACGCGCTCCGGCGCAGGGAAATACAAATCAAGGCTTTCCCGCAGCGCCGTCATGCCAGCGGGATTATGGGCGCCATCGATGATGATTTTCTGCCCATTGTAGTCCGCCTGTTCAAAACGCGCAGGCCAGCTCACGAGCGTCAAGGCATCGTCAATGGTCTTATTCGTAATGCGGCTGTCCAAATTGGAAATGAGTTTAGCGGCCATCACCGCTACGGCTGCATTTTCAATCTGATGTTTGCCCAAAAGATGCAGGGTATAGGGTTCCTTCACCGCTCCCAACAGACCAGAGGAGAATTCCAGCCGCTGGAAATTGCCTTCGTAGCTGATAAAGTCAGCGCTGAAGTCCTCCCCTGCCACAAAGATATCGGCGTTTTTCTCCTCCGCCTGCTGACGGATAATATCGAGGGCAACACCCTGCGCTGCGGTGACCACCGGCACATCATCTTTGATGATGCCCGCCTTATGGTGGGCCACACCTTCCAAGGTGCCGCCGCAACGGTCAGCATGCTCCAAGGTCACGTTGGTAATAACGGAAACCTCGGGAACAACGACATTGGTGGAATCCAGAAGCCCCCCAAGTCCCACTTCAATAACGGCATATTCTACATGCTTAATCGCAAAGTAGAAGAAAGCCAGTGCGGTGAGCACCTCAAACTGGGTTGGACATTCCTCCCCGTCTGCAATCATCTTGTCGATATAGACCTTGATGGAACTCAGGCAATCGGCAAATTCCTGCTCACTGATGGCCTGACCGTCCACCCTTATCCGCTCCGTATAGGACACGAGATGCGGGGAACTGTAAAAGCCCGTATGGATGCCCGAATGGCGCAGGATGCCCGCCAGCATGGCGGACACCGAACCTTTGCCATTGGTGCCGGTTACATGAATCGTGCGATACCGTTCCTGCGGCAGTTCCAAACGCGCCAGCAGTTTTTGAATGCGTTCCAGACCGAGTTTAATACCAAATATATTGAGACTTTCTAAATATGCCAGCGATTCCTGATAATTCATATAGGGTTCTCCTAACGATTATTTCAGTTTGGCCAAATCCTGCATACGGCCTTCCACAGATTTTTTCTTTTCTTCATAACCAGCCAGTTTTTCCTTCTCACCGGCTACCACATCAGCAGGAGCCTTGGCGAGGAAGCCTTCGTTGCCCAGTTTCTTGGCCAGGCGGCTGATTTCCTTGTCGAGTTTTTCCAGTTCCTTCGTGAGACGGGCCGTTTCCTTATCCACATCAATCAGGCCCTTGAGCGGCAGGAATACTTCCACGCCGTTTACCATACCGGCCATGGCATTTTCCGGCTTGTCGGCACCGGCAGGCAGAATGGTAATCGGGTCAGAAGATGCCAGCTTGTCGAGATAGCTCTGATTTTCCGTAAATACGGCACGCAGGGATTCATCCGTGAAGTTCAGAATCAATTCGCTCTTTTTGCTCGGAGCCGCGCCAACTTCCGCACGCATATTGCGGACGGTCTTGATGGTTTCCATGATGGCCGTCATATCGGCTTCGATTTCGTCGCTGATGCACGCAGCCATAACATCCGGCCAGCTGGTTTCCATAATGCTCTTGAGCGCATCATCATGGGGAACCTTCTGCCAGATTTCTTCCGTGAGGAACGGCATGAACGGATGCAGCAGGCGCAGCGTGCCTTCGAGCACCGTGGAGAGCACATACAGTGCCGTATTACGGGCACGGACATTTTCCTTGTCGTAAAGGCGTGCCTTCGTAAGCTCGATATACCAGTCGCAGAACTCATTCCAGATGAATTCATAAATCATGCGGCCAGCTTCGCCGAGCTCAAACTTGTCCAGATTTTCCGTAACGTCACGCACCGTACGGGCATAACGAGACAGAATCCACTTATCGGACAGCGTATAATCTTCCTCAGCCGGCTTGAAGCTCTTATCAAAACCTTCGAGATTCATGAGCATATAGCGGGAAGCGTTCCAAATCTTGTTGGCAAAGTTGCGGGCGCCTTCCACACGTTCCCAGTAGAAACGCATATCGTTGCCCGGCGTGTTGCCCGTAATGAGCATGAAACGCAGGGTATCGGCACCGTATTTTTCGATAACTTCTACCGGGTCAATGCCGTTGCCCAAAGACTTACTCATCTTGCGGCCCTGGCTGTCGCGAACCAAACCGTGGATAAATACATGATGGAACGGAATATCCTTGCCGAATTCCAGGCCCATCATAACCATGCGGGCTACCCAGAAGAAGATGATGTCATAACCGGTTACGAGCGTAGCCGTCGGATAGAAATGTTTGAGTTCTTCCGTCTCGTTCGGCCAGCCCATGGTTTCAAACGGCCAGAGGCCGGAGCTGAACCAGGTGTCGAGTACATCTTCGTCCTGATGGATATGCTTGCTGTGGCAATGCGGGCATTCCGTCAAATCCGTACGGGAAACGCTGGTTTCACCGCAGTCATCGCAGTACCAGGCAGGGATACGATGGCCCCACCAAAGCTGACGGGAGATACACCAGTCGCGGATGTTTTCGAGCCACTGCAGATAAATCTTGCTGAAACGTTCCGGCACAAACTTGATGCGGCCGTCCTTAACAGCTTCCATAGCCGGCTTGGCAAGGCTTTCCATCTTGACAAACCACTGCTTGGATACCATCGGTTCAATCGTGCTATGGCAGCGGGAGCAATGACCAACAGCGTGTTCATGTTCTTCAACGGACACGAGTACGCCGAGTTCTTCGAGCTCTTTGACGAGCGCCTTGCGGCATTCGTAGCGGTCCATGCCGTTGTACTTACCAGCGCCCTCGCCCATCGTGCCATCGTTGTTGATGACCTTAATCTGTTCGAGGTTGTGACGCTGACCCATTTCAAAGTCGTTGGGGTCATGAGCCGGCGTAACCTTAACGGCACCAGTACCGAATTCCTTATCGACATATTCATCGGCAAACAGCGGAATGCGGCGGTTCACAATCGGCAGAATCAAGGTCTTGCCCACGATATCCTTATAGCGTTCATCTTCCGGATGTACCGCTACACCCGTATCACCGAACATCGTTTCGGGGCGGGTCGTGGCGATTTCCACATAGCGTTCCTCACCCTCTACCTGATAGCGCAGATGCCAGAGATGGCCGTTTTCATTTTCATGTTCCACTTCGATATCGGAAATCGCCGTGTTGCAGTTTGGGCACCAGTTGGTAATGCGCGTGCCCTGATAGATAAGGCCCTTGTCGTAGAGGCTTACGAACACCTCGCGGACAGCCGCCGAGCAGCCTTCGTCCATCGTAAAGCGCTGGCGGTCCCAGTCACAGGAGGAACCCAAAGAGCGCAGCTGGGACATGATGCGGTTGCCATACTGTTCCTTCCAGTCCCAAACGCGTTCGAGGAACTTTTCGCGGCCCAGTTCATAGCGGTTCGTGCCCTCTTCGCGCAGGGAAGCCTCAACCTTGGCCTGCGTAGCGATACCGGCATGGTCACAGCCCGGAATCCAAACGGCATTGTAGCCCTGCATGCGGCGGAAACGAATCAAGATATCCTGCAGCGTGTTGTCAAGCGCATGCCCCATGTGCAGCTGCCCCGTGACATTCGGCGGCGGGATAACCATGCTGTACGGCTTCTTGCTCTTGTCCACTTCGGCGTGGAAGAGTTTGTTATCCTCCCAGAACTTATACCATTTCTTTTCAAACGACTGCGGGTCGTAAACCTTCGGAATGTTGTTTTCCTGCGTCATTTCTTCGCTCATCATTATCCTCCTCAATAAACTAAAAAGCGCCTTCGCCCCAAAGGACGAAAGCGCATACTTTCGTGGTACCACCAATGTTTTCTGACCCGTCAATTTGACATGTCAACTTGACAAGTCAGCTCTAAGCCTTAACGCGGCCAGACGTCTGCACCTACTCCATTCAGCACAGAAGCTCCTAAGCGACCTTCAAACCTGCCATGGGGAAACTTCCACCAACCGTTTCCTCTCTATGCCACAGCTGCAGCCCTACTCCTCTTAGTCATTGCCCTGCTATATTTCTAATACGGCGTTAATTCTACCACAAAATCAAGCACTTGACAATGACCCACCAACAATTTGCTCAATCAGCCTGGATTTCTGCTTTCTTAACGCAAAGACAACGTCAAAGTCTCCATCTTCCCCGCTGTCTTTGTCTATCGGCGCTAATTCATCATAACATTTCCATAAAACAGGTATCCCATTTAGGCTTTCTTCAAAGAATTGGCAACCCCACCAACACCTGCGATACTACACCGGCGAAAAACCAGGCCATGGCTTTCCGCAAACTGTGAGAGTTCATATACGCATCATAACCTATACAGAGGTCAACAATCAGCGGCAGCAGAAACAATACAACATACAGGGCTTCCATCGTCAGCATCCTCCTTTTATAAAGTCAGAAATCCAAGCTATACAAAAGTTATTCGTCAGACGAATATCAAATACCTGCTGTTTCTTATGTATACATAGAGATAATCTTAGAATTATTTTCATATATGGTCGAGAGGCAAAAAACTCCCGCAAATCAACTGCCTGATTTGCGGGAGTTCCCTTTAGCCACATATTAAATCATATTTTTGACATAGGAATCGTAAAGGGCTTTGAGCTCTTCCATCTTGTCATACATTTCCACCTGCAGACCGGAAGCGGCGGCGTAATCGCCTTCGTTCAGCGCATTGATAAGCAGGGTGAACAGGGATTTTTCATCGATGCTGTCCTTGGCCAGGTAAGAACGGATGCCGTTAATCTTGTTCCAGTTGTAGGAATCCAAATCCGTCACGAACTCAGCCTTGATTTCCTTGGCAGCGCGGACGATGTCGCGGTTTTCCGGAATGATGCGGGCAATGAGTTCCGTCTTCCAGCGCAGCAGCGCACCGGCACGGAAAGCATTGATAATCGTGTCATTAAGGGCACCGCCAGCCGTGATAACGGCCTTCTTATCCGCATAGTTCTCGAAGTTCTGCATGTTTTCCCAAACCGTTGCGGGAGGTGCACCGAACAGGCGGTCGCGTTCTTCATCCGTGTAGTCTTCGAACACATCATTTTCACTGCGGTAAGCACGGTTCTTCTCCAGATAGAAGCCTTCTTCCCCAGCGTCCTTGGAAAGTTCCGTAAGGAGTTCCGCCGTGGTGTGGTTAACAGCAGTCTTGATGCCGTCAAGGCAAGCGGAGTAAATGGCAGCCAGCACCAGATACGTGTTAGTGTACGGGTTGCAAGCGCGCAGCTCGAAGCGGGTTGCATACGGATTACCCAGGTCGCGAATCAGGCCGGCCAGAATCGTACGGTTACGGGACGGCTGGTCCGGACGATGGCCCAGGGACGTAACGATACATACCGGTGCTTCAAAACCGGGTTTCAGACGATTC
The Selenomonas ruminantium AC2024 DNA segment above includes these coding regions:
- a CDS encoding valine--tRNA ligase → MTQENNIPKVYDPQSFEKKWYKFWEDNKLFHAEVDKSKKPYSMVIPPPNVTGQLHMGHALDNTLQDILIRFRRMQGYNAVWIPGCDHAGIATQAKVEASLREEGTNRYELGREKFLERVWDWKEQYGNRIMSQLRSLGSSCDWDRQRFTMDEGCSAAVREVFVSLYDKGLIYQGTRITNWCPNCNTAISDIEVEHENENGHLWHLRYQVEGEERYVEIATTRPETMFGDTGVAVHPEDERYKDIVGKTLILPIVNRRIPLFADEYVDKEFGTGAVKVTPAHDPNDFEMGQRHNLEQIKVINNDGTMGEGAGKYNGMDRYECRKALVKELEELGVLVSVEEHEHAVGHCSRCHSTIEPMVSKQWFVKMESLAKPAMEAVKDGRIKFVPERFSKIYLQWLENIRDWCISRQLWWGHRIPAWYCDDCGETSVSRTDLTECPHCHSKHIHQDEDVLDTWFSSGLWPFETMGWPNETEELKHFYPTATLVTGYDIIFFWVARMVMMGLEFGKDIPFHHVFIHGLVRDSQGRKMSKSLGNGIDPVEVIEKYGADTLRFMLITGNTPGNDMRFYWERVEGARNFANKIWNASRYMLMNLEGFDKSFKPAEEDYTLSDKWILSRYARTVRDVTENLDKFELGEAGRMIYEFIWNEFCDWYIELTKARLYDKENVRARNTALYVLSTVLEGTLRLLHPFMPFLTEEIWQKVPHDDALKSIMETSWPDVMAACISDEIEADMTAIMETIKTVRNMRAEVGAAPSKKSELILNFTDESLRAVFTENQSYLDKLASSDPITILPAGADKPENAMAGMVNGVEVFLPLKGLIDVDKETARLTKELEKLDKEISRLAKKLGNEGFLAKAPADVVAGEKEKLAGYEEKKKSVEGRMQDLAKLK